A single Arthrobacter dokdonellae DNA region contains:
- a CDS encoding 3-isopropylmalate dehydrogenase produces the protein MTTYDLAIIHGDGIGPEVNREAVKALHAAASRFGFGLQTTEYPLGAQAYLETGTLIDPGTMDSLRAHDAIMFGAMGDPRVTPGILERGLILRMRRELRQQVNLRPVRLYPGVPTPIKDLDPGRCDFVVVRENTEGMYVGGGSTVHAGTRNAVALQESVNTAQAISDVVDYAFRLARARRGKLTLCHKKNVLVHAGELWQSVVNEHAAQYDDVEVDYIHADAMCQHMPMNPERFDVIVTDNLFGDIISDLGATIQGGLGVAASANLNLDGTAPSMFEPVHGSAPDIAGKGWANPAAAVLSAALCLASLGEGKAALALENAAASVLGELPALAGAGMGATTEQIGDRIAERITDETGISSQIEETSIMTAMAAI, from the coding sequence TTGACTACTTATGACTTGGCCATAATTCACGGCGACGGCATCGGCCCGGAGGTCAACAGGGAGGCTGTCAAAGCGCTCCACGCCGCGGCCAGCCGCTTCGGTTTTGGTCTGCAGACGACGGAATATCCGCTGGGTGCACAGGCATATCTCGAGACGGGAACACTCATCGACCCAGGCACCATGGACAGTCTCCGGGCCCACGACGCCATAATGTTCGGGGCCATGGGAGATCCTAGGGTAACCCCGGGGATCCTCGAACGGGGTTTGATCCTGAGGATGCGCCGCGAGCTTCGCCAGCAGGTCAACCTTCGACCTGTCCGCCTCTATCCCGGAGTCCCGACCCCAATCAAAGATCTCGACCCGGGGCGTTGCGATTTCGTGGTCGTTCGTGAGAACACCGAGGGCATGTATGTGGGCGGAGGTTCGACAGTCCATGCCGGGACCAGAAACGCCGTAGCTCTCCAGGAATCGGTTAACACGGCCCAGGCCATCTCTGACGTCGTCGATTACGCCTTCCGGCTGGCACGGGCACGCCGCGGTAAGCTGACGCTCTGCCACAAGAAGAATGTCCTCGTCCACGCCGGCGAGCTGTGGCAAAGCGTCGTCAACGAGCACGCTGCCCAGTACGATGACGTCGAAGTTGACTACATCCATGCTGATGCAATGTGCCAGCACATGCCGATGAATCCTGAGCGATTCGACGTAATCGTGACCGACAACCTCTTTGGCGACATCATTTCAGACTTGGGCGCCACCATCCAAGGGGGCCTCGGCGTTGCGGCCAGCGCCAACCTTAACTTGGATGGCACCGCACCCAGCATGTTTGAACCCGTCCACGGGTCCGCACCTGATATTGCCGGAAAGGGATGGGCGAATCCGGCAGCGGCTGTACTCTCCGCCGCGCTATGCCTGGCATCCTTGGGCGAAGGCAAGGCAGCGCTGGCTCTGGAGAACGCAGCGGCTTCGGTACTCGGTGAACTCCCGGCCTTGGCCGGAGCAGGTATGGGGGCCACGACCGAGCAGATCGGCGATCGGATCGCTGAGCGAATCACGGACGAAACGGGCATAAGTTCCCAGATCGAGGAGACATCCATCATGACGGCGATGGCCGCGATCTGA
- a CDS encoding dihydrolipoamide acetyltransferase family protein: MIVKQFALPDVGEGLTEAEIITWLVKQGDQVTVNQAIVEIETAKSLVELPCPFAGEVSELLAEQGETVDVGRPIISIATSSPEPADGSDRSGTSQESTATADEEDPKLLVGYGAREVQSKRRRSRTVPSEVQESSAVQPPAETRRPKASPPVRKLAKDLGLNLHAVEPTGPGGICTREDVLRARASDNGSSDTPVGALKAQVNPVAGGDIRIPIKGVRKHTAAAMVQSAFTAPHVTEFVTVDISRTLALKSEIGRRREFADVKLTPLAFVAGAFLKAIQRTPEANSKWDEAAQEIIQYREVNLGIAAATPRGLIVPNIKGAQYLSLAELATAIGDLASTARSGKTEQAAMTNGTVTITNIGVFGIDTGTPILNPGEAAILAVGTVRRAPWVVEDEKGERIEPRSVLQLALSFDHRIMDGQQGSQLLADTAALLREPGLALL; encoded by the coding sequence ATGATCGTAAAACAATTCGCCCTGCCGGACGTGGGTGAAGGCCTCACCGAGGCAGAAATCATCACCTGGCTTGTCAAACAAGGCGACCAAGTCACGGTTAACCAAGCCATCGTAGAAATCGAGACAGCAAAATCGCTGGTTGAACTCCCTTGCCCATTTGCAGGTGAAGTCAGCGAATTGCTGGCCGAACAAGGGGAAACGGTTGATGTAGGACGGCCAATCATCAGCATCGCGACTTCATCACCTGAGCCTGCTGACGGATCCGACAGGTCAGGAACGTCCCAAGAGTCAACAGCCACCGCGGATGAGGAAGATCCCAAACTCCTGGTCGGCTATGGAGCACGTGAAGTTCAAAGTAAGCGACGTCGCTCCCGAACGGTCCCAAGCGAAGTTCAGGAAAGTTCAGCGGTTCAGCCACCTGCCGAAACCCGGCGCCCAAAGGCGAGCCCGCCGGTCAGAAAGCTGGCAAAAGACCTTGGCCTCAATCTGCATGCCGTAGAACCCACCGGGCCTGGCGGCATATGCACCCGCGAAGACGTGCTCCGGGCACGCGCCAGCGACAATGGTTCCAGCGACACCCCGGTTGGTGCCCTGAAGGCACAAGTAAACCCGGTCGCTGGCGGCGATATCCGTATTCCTATCAAGGGGGTGCGAAAACACACTGCGGCTGCCATGGTGCAGTCTGCGTTTACAGCACCGCACGTCACGGAATTCGTTACAGTCGACATTTCACGGACGCTGGCATTGAAATCCGAAATAGGCCGCCGCAGGGAGTTTGCGGACGTTAAGCTCACACCGCTTGCCTTCGTGGCAGGCGCCTTCCTGAAGGCCATTCAGCGGACGCCCGAGGCGAACTCGAAGTGGGATGAAGCCGCGCAGGAAATCATCCAGTACCGCGAAGTCAACCTGGGCATCGCGGCGGCCACCCCGAGAGGGCTGATCGTGCCCAACATCAAGGGTGCCCAGTACCTGAGTCTCGCTGAACTAGCGACGGCGATCGGCGACCTGGCCTCGACAGCCAGGTCGGGCAAGACCGAACAAGCGGCGATGACCAACGGCACAGTCACGATCACGAATATCGGCGTTTTCGGAATTGACACCGGCACACCAATCTTGAACCCAGGGGAGGCCGCGATCCTGGCGGTAGGAACAGTTCGTCGGGCCCCCTGGGTCGTAGAGGACGAAAAAGGCGAAAGAATCGAGCCGCGATCCGTCCTCCAGCTGGCACTGTCCTTTGACCACCGGATCATGGATGGACAGCAGGGCTCACAGCTATTAGCAGACACAGCCGCGCTCCTCAGAGAACCCGGCCTGGCGCTGCTCTAA
- a CDS encoding Rossmann-like and DUF2520 domain-containing protein, which yields MHSGHQHSIGLVGAGKVGIVLATALVRAGHTVVSVWDPSPTAVDGARETLGDFQAASTVAEATAGADLVLLAVPDDVLQGLVETLAAEGNDWHGVNVVHVSGRYGAVVLGPLSEQGAAAIALHPAMAFSGDRDTELSRITGARFAVTAEDRMTAENLVQDMGGIPFKVDESDRIMYHAAMTHASNHLVTLIVQSSAMLASISIKDTSEVLRPALAAALENALVRGAAGATGPVVRGDIGTVTEHIRALSERMPEILPVYGVMSQAGADIALTAGRISEDVRQRVGQAVGAPSNGSEPQHASGGS from the coding sequence GTGCATAGTGGTCACCAGCACTCAATCGGTCTGGTTGGGGCTGGCAAAGTCGGCATAGTTCTCGCAACGGCGTTGGTTCGCGCTGGCCACACTGTGGTTTCCGTGTGGGACCCGTCGCCAACTGCCGTAGACGGGGCGCGGGAAACACTGGGGGACTTCCAGGCGGCGTCAACGGTTGCTGAAGCTACCGCCGGAGCCGATCTGGTACTTCTCGCCGTGCCCGATGACGTTCTGCAAGGCCTCGTCGAGACCTTGGCCGCGGAGGGAAACGACTGGCACGGCGTCAATGTCGTTCACGTCAGCGGAAGATATGGGGCCGTTGTGCTTGGCCCCCTGAGCGAGCAGGGAGCCGCGGCGATAGCGCTGCACCCGGCAATGGCTTTCAGCGGAGACCGGGACACCGAACTGAGCCGTATAACCGGTGCCCGTTTTGCCGTGACTGCAGAGGACCGGATGACCGCAGAGAACCTCGTCCAGGACATGGGCGGGATCCCCTTCAAGGTCGACGAATCAGACCGCATCATGTACCACGCAGCTATGACCCATGCCAGCAATCACCTGGTAACCCTGATTGTTCAGTCATCGGCCATGCTCGCAAGCATCTCGATTAAGGACACATCTGAAGTGCTTCGCCCGGCGCTGGCGGCAGCGCTGGAAAACGCACTCGTGCGAGGCGCCGCCGGAGCTACCGGGCCAGTGGTACGCGGTGACATCGGAACGGTGACTGAGCATATCCGCGCCCTCTCGGAACGAATGCCTGAAATCCTCCCCGTGTATGGGGTAATGTCCCAAGCCGGAGCGGATATTGCCCTAACCGCCGGACGAATCTCCGAAGACGTAAGACAGCGGGTTGGGCAGGCAGTGGGCGCTCCCTCCAACGGTTCCGAGCCACAGCATGCCAGTGGTGGGTCATAA
- the panC gene encoding pantoate--beta-alanine ligase: MQQHASPSEGHITVHESSSSLAAAVARLRAAGRSVALVTTMGALHSGHQELIRQAGSDGRTSVVVSIFVNPLQFGPHEDFARYPRDLEADVAKSREAGADLIFAPSVDEMYPSGGAGVVTIVPGPLGDALEGRTRPGHFAGVLTVVAKFLNIVRPDRIYFGEKDYQQLVLVRSMSSDLNMGVEVVGVPTRRDADGLALSSRNRYLTFEQRTAALALSQALKAAAAAAGGGPRASLEAAYEALAAQPEVVPDYVELRTASLAPYSGGTDARLLIAARVGTTRLIDNAHLSFPETS; the protein is encoded by the coding sequence ATGCAACAGCACGCATCACCTAGTGAGGGGCACATCACCGTTCACGAAAGTTCCTCTTCTCTCGCCGCCGCCGTAGCCCGGCTTCGCGCTGCAGGTCGGTCAGTCGCGCTGGTTACGACCATGGGCGCCCTCCACAGCGGTCATCAGGAACTAATACGCCAAGCCGGCTCCGACGGTCGGACTTCCGTGGTGGTGTCGATCTTCGTCAATCCGCTGCAGTTCGGGCCCCATGAAGACTTCGCCCGCTACCCCCGTGATCTGGAGGCTGACGTCGCTAAAAGCCGCGAGGCGGGTGCTGATCTCATTTTCGCACCCAGCGTGGACGAGATGTACCCGTCAGGTGGTGCAGGCGTAGTGACCATCGTCCCTGGGCCGCTCGGCGACGCGCTGGAAGGTAGAACCCGGCCGGGACATTTCGCAGGTGTTCTCACCGTTGTGGCAAAGTTCCTAAACATCGTAAGGCCAGACCGAATTTACTTCGGCGAGAAGGACTACCAGCAATTGGTCCTGGTCCGATCGATGTCTTCCGACCTCAATATGGGCGTAGAAGTGGTAGGCGTGCCCACTCGGCGTGACGCCGATGGGTTGGCCTTGTCCTCACGCAATCGCTACCTTACTTTCGAGCAGCGCACCGCTGCACTCGCTCTCTCCCAAGCCCTGAAAGCGGCAGCAGCAGCCGCCGGCGGAGGACCCCGCGCCTCGTTGGAAGCCGCTTATGAAGCGCTGGCTGCGCAACCAGAGGTGGTTCCCGATTACGTGGAACTACGAACGGCCAGCCTCGCTCCGTACAGCGGCGGTACGGATGCACGACTCCTGATCGCAGCGAGAGTCGGCACTACTCGCCTCATCGACAATGCTCATCTCAGTTTCCCTGAGACCTCCTAG
- a CDS encoding 1,4-dihydroxy-2-naphthoyl-CoA synthase, with translation MSNEIPAKVSDVFDPAQWREVSGFDFQDVTYHRQVKRSADGTIKDLPAVRIAFNRPEVRNAFRPITVDELYRALDHARMTPDVATVLLTGNGPSPKDGGHSFCAGGDQRIRGRDGYRYADGETQETIDPARAGRLHIMEVQRLMRTMPKVVIAVVNGWAAGGGHSLHVVADLTIASRQHGKFKQTDATVGSFDAGYGSALLARQIGQKSAREIFFLAREYSTEDMVRVGAVNEAVDHERLEEVALEYAADIARQSPQAIRMLKFAFNLADDGLAGQQVFAGEATRLAYMTDEAVEGKEAFLEKRDPDWSRFPHYF, from the coding sequence ATGAGTAACGAAATCCCCGCCAAAGTATCTGACGTCTTCGATCCCGCCCAGTGGCGCGAGGTCTCGGGTTTCGATTTTCAGGACGTGACCTACCATCGCCAGGTGAAACGTTCCGCGGACGGCACCATCAAGGACCTGCCCGCGGTCCGGATCGCGTTCAACCGCCCCGAGGTCCGCAACGCGTTCCGCCCCATCACCGTAGACGAGCTGTACCGGGCACTAGACCACGCCCGGATGACGCCGGATGTAGCCACCGTCCTGCTCACCGGGAACGGCCCCTCCCCCAAGGACGGCGGCCACTCCTTCTGTGCGGGCGGAGACCAGCGCATCCGGGGCCGCGACGGGTACCGCTATGCCGACGGCGAGACCCAGGAAACCATCGACCCCGCGAGGGCCGGCCGGCTTCACATCATGGAAGTCCAGCGGCTGATGCGGACCATGCCCAAGGTGGTCATCGCGGTGGTCAACGGCTGGGCGGCCGGCGGAGGGCACTCGTTGCACGTGGTTGCAGACCTCACCATCGCTTCCCGGCAGCACGGCAAGTTCAAGCAGACCGACGCCACAGTGGGAAGCTTTGACGCCGGATACGGCTCGGCGCTGCTCGCGCGGCAGATCGGCCAGAAGTCCGCCCGGGAAATCTTCTTCCTGGCCCGTGAGTATTCCACTGAGGACATGGTCCGCGTGGGTGCCGTGAACGAGGCCGTGGACCACGAACGGCTCGAAGAAGTGGCCCTGGAATACGCGGCTGACATCGCCCGGCAGTCACCGCAGGCCATCCGGATGCTCAAGTTCGCCTTCAACCTCGCCGACGACGGACTGGCCGGCCAACAGGTCTTCGCCGGCGAAGCCACCAGGCTGGCCTACATGACGGACGAGGCGGTGGAAGGCAAGGAGGCTTTCCTTGAGAAACGCGACCCCGACTGGTCCCGCTTCCCCCACTACTTCTAA
- a CDS encoding GntR family transcriptional regulator, translating into MDEVTALLRERIYSQQYPTGAWLKQEELSEELGVSRTPLREALRRLEQEGLIKSDARRGVRVISGDVQTLLAAYELRAVIDGLAARLAAATVSVARLRDLRQVIAAQRKAVEPWNPRGYSKLNVDFHEMIAQMTNNEFVIAQTSIIRMTAQVFAPVAMIEPSSALRAIDEHTAIVDAIELADGVTAERLARDHIEKTIHQLRSGAPRESTAGYLRAPA; encoded by the coding sequence GTGGATGAAGTCACTGCGCTTCTGCGCGAGCGAATTTATTCGCAGCAGTATCCTACAGGGGCCTGGCTAAAGCAGGAGGAGCTCTCCGAGGAACTGGGCGTAAGCCGTACGCCTCTGCGCGAAGCTCTGCGGCGGCTGGAACAGGAAGGTCTGATCAAGTCTGACGCGCGCCGGGGAGTCAGAGTCATTTCAGGTGATGTCCAGACTTTGCTCGCGGCCTACGAACTGCGGGCTGTGATCGATGGCTTAGCGGCGCGATTGGCTGCGGCGACCGTCTCGGTTGCACGCCTGCGTGACCTTAGACAAGTCATTGCTGCGCAGCGCAAGGCTGTCGAACCATGGAACCCGCGGGGGTATTCAAAGCTCAATGTTGATTTCCACGAAATGATCGCGCAAATGACCAACAACGAGTTTGTGATTGCCCAGACCTCCATTATTCGGATGACAGCTCAGGTATTTGCCCCCGTTGCGATGATCGAGCCCAGCAGTGCACTTCGCGCCATCGATGAGCACACAGCAATTGTCGACGCGATCGAATTGGCGGATGGAGTCACGGCCGAGCGCCTCGCCAGGGACCATATCGAGAAAACGATCCATCAGCTCCGCAGCGGCGCTCCCCGGGAGTCCACAGCAGGATATTTACGAGCGCCTGCCTAG
- a CDS encoding aldehyde dehydrogenase family protein — protein MGLFKPPYPNGLPIAGEWVTDGVGTSTISFPYDGSEVAQAPVGTTDHARKALDAGLTAQPLVAALPASTRRQLLLDVRHAIEQRRSEFEQLLVTETGKPLVDCRTEVSRTLFTWAAAAEAISALHGETVPLDIQAGGEGLIGYWTRKPIGLVIGIAGFNYPLLLATHKIAPSIAAGCAVICKPAPNTPLSTLWLVHLIRQSAQALNVTEDIVQMITGGPEVGSVLTSDPRIGAVSFTGSAAVGHQIARDCAPRKVLLELGSNAALIVAPDADLDAAADAVIRGGFYGNGQACISIQRIVADESIITDLSKRVVERMGEVVVGDPRNEQTRVAKLINEDSTRRVTEWIDEAVSNGAEIAFGGGTKDGLLEPTVLVDVPSGVKVWDEEIFGPVVCIRSAPDFDAAIDLVNKSRYGLQASVFTASLAKAYQAIDGLDVGGVIVNEVPGYRNDTMPYGGVKDSGTGREGPRFAMEELTVTRMAVIRPDRRTAK, from the coding sequence GTGGGCCTCTTTAAACCCCCTTACCCCAATGGACTACCTATTGCCGGAGAATGGGTTACCGACGGCGTCGGTACGTCCACCATTTCGTTTCCCTACGACGGCTCCGAGGTGGCGCAAGCCCCGGTCGGCACAACCGACCACGCCAGAAAAGCACTGGATGCCGGCCTCACCGCTCAGCCGCTGGTCGCAGCGCTGCCTGCATCCACCCGCCGCCAGCTGTTGTTGGATGTCCGCCATGCCATTGAGCAGCGCCGCTCCGAATTCGAACAGCTCCTGGTGACAGAAACGGGCAAGCCGCTTGTGGATTGCCGAACGGAAGTAAGCCGCACCCTGTTCACCTGGGCCGCGGCGGCCGAGGCCATCTCCGCCCTCCATGGGGAGACGGTACCGCTGGATATTCAGGCGGGCGGCGAAGGGCTGATCGGGTACTGGACACGCAAGCCCATTGGCCTGGTTATCGGTATCGCCGGGTTCAACTATCCCCTGCTACTGGCCACCCACAAGATCGCACCGAGCATCGCCGCTGGATGCGCTGTGATCTGCAAGCCGGCACCCAACACGCCCTTGTCGACCTTATGGTTGGTCCACCTGATTCGTCAGTCTGCCCAGGCCCTGAATGTCACCGAGGACATTGTTCAGATGATCACCGGCGGCCCAGAAGTCGGGAGCGTCCTTACCAGCGATCCCCGGATCGGTGCTGTCAGTTTCACAGGTTCTGCAGCTGTCGGACACCAGATTGCGCGGGACTGCGCCCCGCGCAAGGTACTACTTGAGCTCGGATCCAATGCTGCACTGATTGTGGCACCGGATGCTGATCTGGATGCAGCAGCCGATGCCGTCATCCGCGGCGGCTTCTACGGCAACGGGCAGGCATGCATATCAATCCAACGCATTGTTGCTGACGAAAGCATCATCACTGATCTTTCCAAACGGGTGGTGGAGCGAATGGGAGAGGTGGTAGTCGGGGACCCCAGAAATGAACAAACTCGGGTAGCCAAACTCATCAACGAAGACTCAACCCGGCGGGTAACAGAATGGATTGACGAAGCTGTCAGCAACGGTGCCGAGATCGCCTTCGGCGGCGGAACCAAGGATGGACTTCTCGAACCCACCGTCCTCGTTGACGTCCCGTCCGGCGTAAAGGTTTGGGATGAGGAAATCTTCGGGCCAGTTGTGTGTATTCGCTCCGCGCCCGATTTTGATGCAGCCATAGACCTCGTCAACAAATCCCGCTACGGGCTGCAAGCGAGCGTTTTTACAGCCTCGCTTGCCAAGGCCTACCAGGCAATAGACGGGCTCGACGTCGGCGGGGTGATCGTCAACGAGGTCCCCGGCTACCGGAATGACACGATGCCCTATGGCGGGGTCAAGGATTCAGGAACAGGACGTGAAGGGCCCCGCTTCGCAATGGAAGAACTGACCGTAACCCGCATGGCCGTTATTCGCCCTGACAGGAGAACCGCAAAGTGA
- a CDS encoding SDR family NAD(P)-dependent oxidoreductase, whose amino-acid sequence MNYSNLFRLDDRKSFVLGAGSGIGRESSLALAAHGAHVICADRDLDAAKHTAKLIANEGGHAQAYELDVLDTDAVFAAAADHPDVETLLFTAATNVRKRLLDYSSEEYDRVVNLNVRSSFDLIRAFGANMVRQQKGSIIGFSSVRHLVVEPGQGVYAATKAATVQLLRTAAAEFGPAGVRANAVAPGCVDTPLTDSIKANPEWYNAYATKGALGRWSQPSELTGAVVYLASDASSYVTGTVLYVDGGWTAVDGRFDPPTS is encoded by the coding sequence GTGAACTACAGCAACCTTTTTCGACTTGATGACCGCAAGTCCTTCGTACTGGGAGCCGGAAGCGGCATCGGCCGTGAATCCTCGCTGGCGTTGGCCGCCCATGGCGCCCACGTTATCTGCGCCGATCGAGACTTAGATGCGGCCAAGCACACAGCAAAGTTGATCGCGAACGAAGGGGGGCACGCCCAAGCGTACGAACTCGATGTTCTCGATACCGATGCCGTCTTCGCTGCCGCTGCCGATCACCCAGATGTGGAAACACTGCTCTTCACCGCGGCAACCAACGTGCGCAAGAGGCTGCTCGACTACTCCTCTGAAGAGTACGACCGCGTCGTAAACCTCAATGTCCGGTCCAGCTTTGACCTTATCCGCGCCTTTGGCGCCAACATGGTCCGCCAGCAGAAGGGGAGTATCATCGGGTTCTCTTCAGTGCGCCACTTGGTGGTCGAACCCGGACAAGGCGTCTACGCCGCCACCAAGGCAGCAACGGTGCAACTGCTCCGGACAGCGGCTGCAGAGTTTGGCCCGGCCGGCGTCCGGGCAAATGCTGTAGCACCAGGATGTGTTGACACGCCTTTGACCGATTCCATCAAGGCAAACCCTGAATGGTACAACGCTTATGCCACCAAGGGGGCGCTGGGGCGCTGGTCCCAGCCGAGCGAACTAACGGGCGCAGTCGTTTACCTGGCCTCTGACGCGTCCAGCTACGTGACCGGAACGGTACTGTATGTTGACGGCGGATGGACAGCAGTGGACGGCCGGTTTGATCCCCCAACCTCATAG
- a CDS encoding FadR/GntR family transcriptional regulator: MNTEPSQPGRAYQVIAGRVESAILSGELKPGDRLPSERELVEQYGVSRPTVREALRLLESNHLVKSRLGDRRGPIVLPASSHSLQKSLTRLTSGDIVGFASLLQFRMIIESAAVVLAATNRSESELLELERANARMRASVELGYEDFSAADFDFHRIVARASGNPLLELSGEAVRESVLNLIQQRIIDSGDSRGQMLASIRHHDELLHAIRHRDGRLASWLTRDGLFWYYYDYVEEKERPGLRSLADEVRPAENAGN, translated from the coding sequence GTGAACACCGAGCCATCGCAGCCCGGCCGCGCCTATCAGGTGATCGCTGGCCGCGTAGAGAGCGCTATCTTGTCGGGCGAATTGAAACCCGGAGACCGTCTCCCAAGCGAGCGGGAACTCGTGGAGCAATATGGCGTCAGCCGCCCAACGGTCAGGGAAGCCCTCCGGTTGCTTGAAAGCAACCATCTGGTCAAATCGCGCCTGGGCGACCGCCGCGGGCCCATCGTCCTCCCGGCCAGTTCCCACTCCTTACAAAAATCATTGACGAGGCTCACTTCCGGAGACATTGTCGGCTTCGCTTCTTTGCTGCAGTTCCGCATGATTATCGAGAGCGCTGCAGTTGTGCTCGCCGCAACCAATCGAAGCGAGTCGGAACTCCTGGAACTGGAACGCGCGAACGCACGCATGCGGGCCAGCGTTGAGTTAGGTTATGAGGATTTCAGCGCGGCTGACTTCGATTTTCACCGCATCGTGGCGCGTGCAAGCGGCAACCCTTTGTTGGAGCTTTCCGGGGAGGCCGTCCGTGAATCCGTCCTTAACCTCATCCAGCAACGCATCATCGATTCCGGAGACAGCCGGGGACAGATGTTGGCTTCGATCCGGCATCATGACGAATTACTGCATGCGATTCGGCATCGAGATGGCCGCCTAGCATCGTGGCTCACCCGGGATGGCTTGTTTTGGTACTACTACGATTACGTGGAGGAAAAGGAGCGGCCTGGGCTCCGGTCTCTGGCCGATGAAGTTCGTCCGGCAGAGAACGCCGGCAACTAA
- a CDS encoding Lrp/AsnC family transcriptional regulator has protein sequence MISIDRLDSELLKRLDSNARAGVADLAAQLGISRNTVLARLQRLEKRGVLQKFRPVVDLEAAGIPVQAFVGLELDQRQLRNVVIALSQIPEVLEVTTQAGREDLLVRVASATLQELQAAAARMVDIPGVRHTNTTLTVSTPLPYRVQPLLDHLTKDLGWGRSTPLPD, from the coding sequence ATGATTAGTATCGATAGGCTCGACTCGGAGCTCCTGAAGAGGCTCGACAGCAACGCCCGTGCTGGTGTCGCAGACCTTGCCGCCCAGTTGGGCATCTCCCGCAACACGGTTCTGGCCCGACTCCAACGTTTGGAGAAGCGCGGTGTGCTCCAAAAATTCAGACCGGTTGTAGACCTCGAAGCAGCCGGAATCCCGGTGCAGGCATTCGTTGGTCTGGAACTCGATCAGCGGCAGCTGCGCAACGTCGTCATAGCACTCAGCCAGATCCCGGAGGTCCTTGAGGTAACGACCCAGGCGGGCAGGGAAGACCTCCTGGTAAGAGTGGCATCCGCAACACTCCAGGAGCTTCAAGCCGCCGCAGCGCGGATGGTCGATATTCCCGGCGTCAGGCACACGAATACAACCCTCACGGTGTCGACCCCCCTCCCCTATCGTGTCCAGCCGCTGCTTGACCATTTAACGAAGGATTTAGGTTGGGGACGTTCTACTCCACTCCCCGACTGA